In Mucilaginibacter boryungensis, a single window of DNA contains:
- a CDS encoding YceI family protein: MNHFHKKTVFALVFAAIITGVTSQQLPAQTFRLTPEKDATIKVLGSSNVHDWTLTSSAMESQGEFKIDENQLHSIAAFTFSVNAKSLKSEHESMDSRTYKTMKADQYPKVTYKLASATINPAGKNKYQVKATGDLTIAGVTQTIIMNITATVNPDNTITVTGSENLKLTDYKIEPPSFMLGAMKVKNDLTIQFNLTYKNNQLLTKNL; encoded by the coding sequence ATGAATCACTTCCATAAAAAAACAGTGTTCGCCCTGGTGTTCGCAGCAATCATCACAGGCGTAACATCCCAGCAGTTGCCGGCTCAGACGTTCAGATTAACCCCTGAGAAAGATGCTACTATCAAGGTGCTCGGTTCATCAAATGTGCATGACTGGACATTGACGTCATCAGCCATGGAGAGCCAGGGGGAATTCAAGATCGATGAGAACCAGCTTCACAGCATTGCCGCCTTCACCTTTTCAGTAAATGCCAAAAGCCTGAAAAGCGAACATGAATCGATGGACAGCAGGACCTACAAAACGATGAAGGCCGACCAATATCCAAAGGTTACCTATAAGCTGGCCTCTGCCACCATAAACCCGGCCGGAAAGAATAAGTATCAGGTAAAAGCGACAGGCGATCTGACCATCGCGGGTGTTACCCAAACTATCATAATGAATATCACGGCTACGGTTAACCCGGATAATACGATCACCGTCACCGGTTCTGAGAACCTGAAGCTTACCGACTATAAGATTGAGCCACCAAGCTTTATGCTGGGCGCCATGAAGGTCAAAAACGACCT